The Paenibacillus polymyxa M1 DNA segment CAAACCGATAAAAGGAGCAAGGGCCAACATAAAGAACCGGTTTACTAGCTTTGTATCTACATTCATTTTAGCAAGTCCATTTTTTTCTGAAGTGTATTGAGTTGCTGCTTGACTTCATTTAATTGAGTATACAGTTTATTGCTATTATCGGTCTTGTTATTGGCATTATCCTTTGTAAATGTCAGTAGTTCGTTGAAGGACTGAACTTTGCCCTGCAATCCGCTAACTTCCTTGGAAAGTGCAGTCAGTTGCTTTTCATAGTCGGATTTGAGTGCCTGAATCTGTTGGTCTGTATGGGTTTGCATTTCGTTTAGCATTTGCTGCTTCAAGTGATTGCTATACAGATAGGTTGCGAGAGCACCTAGTATAATAAGAATGAACCAAAATAGCAGAAAAGTCTTTACGGGTAACCCCTTTCTTGAATTGCTCCGCCGGGCTTCGGCAGGAGGACGTTCAGGTGAAGCTTGCATGCGATTTTCAACTCCCGTGTAAATTCAAATTTCCAGTCTTTATTTGCAGTACCAATTCTATCATGGGCCTATTTATTTCGCAAAAGCGAAATAGTCATATAAAAATATTGGAAAAAGAGATTGCATCGGAAGGAAGTCCTAGGATACAATTTCCTTAAATCGTTTTCGCTTCCTATACGTTCACATTTACGCAATTTCTACATAAGTATTCTTTAGTTTTATGATTATTTTCATTAAATATGTATTTTTTTGTAAATCAGGAGGTTTAGATATGAGAAAAGTATGGCAGGTGGTCATCATAGATATTCATCCTACAAGTATGCTGGGAACAAAGCTTATTTTGGAAGACCAGCAGGATTTGCTTGTTAGAGGGATGTCTTCCTCCGGCACAGAAGGCCTGGAGCTGGTTTGCTCCATTCGCCCGGAAATTATTTTAATGGACTATAGGTTGCCTGAGGGAACGGCGGAACCGTTTTTGACACAAATGCGGGTCTTGTCTCCGGACAGCCATATTGTTATTATGACGGATGAGGACAATATTACGTTGTTCCAGCAGTTAATCTCGCTTGGTGCAAATGGAATGCTATCCAAGCAGGCATCACCGAGCCAGTTAATTCACCTGATCAACGGTTTGCGCGAAGGATTTGCTTCATTACCGATGGATTGGATTCGTTGTGGAAACTGGCCATTTATGCCGTTAATGGCTTCGGAGCCTTTTGACGAATTGACGCAAACCGAAGTTTTTATTATGGAACGTATTGTACAGGGAATTACATATGACAAAATTGCTGTCGAGATCGAAGTTAGTCGGCGCTCCATTGATAATTATTTACGTAAAATTTATGCGAAATTAGGTGTGTCCAGCCGGGCGCAGGCGATTGAACGTTATGCCTTATATGCGCGTCAGATGAAGCAGTTATATGCTTGACGCGTCAGCCCGGAGATCATGACTATTTTCAGGAGAAGGAGGATGTTCATGCAATATTCCTTTGCTTCACGAACGGCTGCGATGTTGGCTTCTCCAGTGCGTCATATCCGGGAAAATGCGAGGAAACATTCCTTTATATCTTTGGCTGAAGAATTGCCCGCACAAGAGCTGTTTCCGGTGAAACTATTGGAAGAAGCGGCTCATGATGTGTTTGGCTCCGGCCCTGACGCCCTCCAGTATGGTGAACCGGAGGGTTATTTTCCGTTGCGGGCATGGCTTGCGGGAGAGTGGGAACAGCGTAAAGGAGTAAGAGTACCGCCAGGTCAAATCCTTCTCACCACAGGTAGCCAGCAGGCTATTGACTTGATCGTAAGGCTGATGGTGGATGAGCGTGATCCGGTATTGGTCGAGAACCCGACATCCCCTGGATGTTTGCAGGTGCTATCTATGCAAGGGGCGCAGGTCGTTCCTGTAGAATCAGATGGAGAGGGCGTTATTCCCGATAAGCTTGAAGCTTTAATGATCCGTTATCGCCCCAAGCTTTTTTTTGCTACGCCAACGTTTACGAATCCGACAGGCTCCTTATGGAGCGCGGCTAGACGGCAGGAAATTTTGGATCTGTGTAGACGTCATGAGGTGTTAGTCGTTGAGGACGATTCTTACGGTGAATTGCATTTTAAGACAAAGCACGAAACTCATGATAAGAGTCCGCATGCGCAGAGCCGAAAGTTTGCAGAGGCTTACCCCTCACTATTCGCGCTGGATCATGCGGGTCAGGGTGGTCAAGTGCTATATATCGGTTCATTTAATAAAACAGTTGCCCCTGCACTGCGAACTGGCTGGGCGGCTGGTCCTGCGCCGCTGATTGAAGGGATGTACGCCTTGAAGCAGCTGGCTGACGTGCAATCCAGTACGATGAACCAACGGCTGCTGTTCCAATTGCTGACCAACTCGCGTTTTCAATGGCACGAGCACTTAGCAATGTTGAACAAGGAATATTCAACTCGGCTCCAATTACTCTTGGAGCTGCTCAAGCGTCCGTTTTGGAAAGATGTGACGTATCATATTCCATCTGGTGGGATGTATGTGTGGGTGAAATTGCCCGCTGGGCTGGACAGCGCCTTGCTGCTCAAAGCGGCGCTACCCAAGGGTGTAGCCTTTATGCCAGGTGCGTTGTGTGCGGTTGGCGATGAAGGTGCGTCCCATATTCGCCTTAACTTTAGCCACCCAGGCCGAGAACAGCTGCTTATGGGCATGAATCTAATCGGTGAGACGATCGGAGAATTTACTGCGCGAAGCTAGTCAAAACAACTATCCGAGGGTCAGTCATCCTCTGCTTCCGCTACAATGGTGGAGTAACCGACGGATGCGTCCGCAATCTGCAATTGCTCGCTACTCTCGTTAAACTCTGCCGCCATTCCAGCGGCAGTTTCAATCCCCTGCTGCTGCAGCACTTCCGCATACTCGCTCAGGGCGGCTTCACCGAACGGAGTCAGCCGATAGCGACCGCGGGCTACACGTTCAAACCAGCCGTAGTAGTTACGCTGGAGTACCGCAGCAGCATCGCTGACGGCTGCTGTACGGGCAAGCTGCGCCGGGGCGGCTTCTCCCAAGCCCTGCAAAGCAGCGGCTACGCGCAGTGCTTTTTCCCGGTAGGCAGTGACCAGCTTGCGCCGGGTGCTACCGCCGACATTGTGGTCACCGCTGCGTGCGTGGAATTCCCGCAGCAGCTTTTCCTTGCGCGAGCCGCGACGAATGGCAGTCGTTTTGTAAACATCATCACTAGATGCCACGGGCTTACACAGCACCTCAACGAGTGGAGGCTTTGTTTTAAAATGCGTGACGGTGAGCAAGCCAAGCCCCAACTGGCGGCACAGTCCGATCAGTTCATTCCAGCGTTGATTCACCGCCCCTTTTTTGGCACGATTCCGTTCTACGGCTACATATACATTGCTGCTTAGCTTCAAGCGCTGCATACCTTGCAGCACTAACGCCAGGTTAAACGTCTTTTTTATCTCCACAATCAGTGGCGTTTGCTGCCCTGGCTTGATTCCCACCAAATCGCAGTTACGCACTTCTCCTTTGACTTCATATCCCAAATTTTCAAAAAAGGCTTTGACTGGAGCGTACAGCTCCGTCTCATGCCGAACCGCCATGGATTCTCCCGCTCCTTTATCCCATTATTCCGAGCTTATATTGTACCATAATGCGTCAGGTCCGCGTCGTTGTTGTCTATTTTAACATAGTGAATCCCTTTGTTTTTGGAAAAAGCGCAGAGACCTGTCACAAAAAATAGGTCAATTCTGAAATCAATCTGCATAGGTATGTATTACACTTTTTTTTAGAGGATCGCATCATATCCTGAAAGGCGTGACGAGTGTAGCCATAATCATCAAGAGTGGAGGATAGTCATTACGCAGTCATGGGAGGAACCGAGCATGAATATTTTTGACCGCCTTGCGGAGTACCGAGCGGAGAACAACCGCTTGGCCTGGAACGGCACTTTTAGAGAGTATATCGAGATACTCAAGAAAGACCCGACACCGGCGATGACCGCTCATGCACGGGTTTACAAAATGATTGAATCTTTTGGTGTAGAAGAGGTTGGGGGACATAAGCGATATAAATTTTTTGAGCAGGAGATTTTTGGGCTGGATCGTGCACTGGAGAAGCTGGTGGAGGAGTACTTCCATTCCTCAGCCAGGCGGCTCGATGTCCGCAAGCGTATCCTTCTTTTGATGGGACCTGTTAGCGGAGGGAAATCGACACTGGTCACCTTGCTAAAGCGTGGGCTGGAGAAGTTTTCAAGAACAGATCAGGGAGCTGTGTATGCTATAGAGGGCTGCCCTATGCATGAAGATCCCCTTCATCTTATTCCTCATGAGTTGCGTCCCGAATTCGAAAAGGAACTGGGTGTACGCATTGAAGGTAATCTGTGCCCATCCTGCCAGATGAGATTGCGTACGGAATTTGATGGCGACATCGAAAAGGTGCGTGTGGAGCGGGTCTTTATATCGGAAGAAAACCGGATCGGCATAGGTACGTTCAGTCCTTCTGATCCAAAGTCACAGGATATTGCCGATTTGACAGGCAGCATCGACTTTTCCACCATTACGGAGTATGGTTCGGAATCTGATCCGCGCGCCTATCGATTTGACGGAGAACTGAATAAAGCGAATCGCGGACTGATGGAATTTCAGGAAATGCTGAAATGCGATGAGAAATTTTTATGGAATTTATTGTCTCTGACCCAGGAGGGAAATTTCAAGGCCGGACGGTTTGCGCTCATCAGTGCAGATGAATTGATCGTAGCTCACACGAATGAATCGGAGTATAAAAGCTTTATTGCGAATAAAAAGAACGAGGCGTTGCAATCGCGGATGATTGTAATGCCCATTCCCTATAATCTGAAAGTGTCCGAGGAAGAAAAGATTTATGCCAAACTCATTGAGCAAAGTGACATGCGTCATATTCACATCGCTCCTCATGCGCTGCGAACGGCTGCCATTTTCTCTGTGCTCACCCGGTTGAAAGAAACCAAGAAGCAGGGTATGGATCTGGTTAAAAAGATGCGCATGTATGACGGTGAGGAGGTCGAAGGCTATAAGGAGGCCGATCTGAAGGAGATGCAACATGAGTTTCTGGAAGAAGGCATGTCCGGCGTAGACCCAAGGTACGTCATTAATCGTATTTCCAGTGCGCTGATTAAGCAAAATGTGGAGTCCATCAATGCTCTGGATATTTTACGAGCCATTAAGGATGGTTTAGACCAACACGCTTCCATCACCAAGGAAGAGCGGGAGCGTTATCTGAATTTCATTTCCGTGGCTCGTAAGGAATATGATGAATTAGCGAAAAAAGAAGTACAAAAGGCCTTTGTGTACTCTTTCGAAGAATCAGCCAAGACGCTGTTTGATAACTATTTAGATAACATCGAAGCTTTTTGCAATTGGGCGAAAATCCGCGATCCGCTCACAGATGAGGAGCTCGACCCGGATGAGAGGCTTATGCGTTCCATCGAGGAGCAGATCGGGGTGTCGGAAAATGCGAAAAAGGCATTCCGTGAGGAAATATTAATCCGTATTTCCGCCTATTCCCGCAAGGGGCGAAAGTTTGAGTATCATCATCATGATCGGCTGCGAGAAGCCATTGAAAAGAAGCTGTTCGCCGATTTGAAGGATATTGTGAAGATCACAACTTCGACCAAAACGCCTGATGCTAATCAGCTCAAACGGATGAATGAGGTGATTAAGCGACTGATTGAGGAGCATGGCTACACTGGAGCCAGCGCCAACGATTTATTGAGGTATGTAGGCAGCCTCCTGAATCGGTAAGGGGAAATAAACAATTGTGTAATGAAGCTATGGATTGAAATGGATGGTGAAGAGAATCCGGCAGGCACAGAGCGTTTGAGGTGCTGGCGGGTTCTTTTTTTGTAATATTAGGGAGTTGAATTTATATACTTTTCTGAAATTAATATGTAAACAATCACAATCAATCTTCTGCTTTTTTAACATTTTCTAAAAAGTTGCCGATAAATATGGTAATGTAAAATCTATGTAAACTATTATTTGGAGGAACTTATGATTCATGTCGCTGAGAGTAGATTAAAACAGATACAATATATTGGTATTACTGATGGTGATTTGGCTTTATTGCATCATTATCAGGGGCTATTCCAATCTATTGTAAATGAGGTAGTGGATCGTTTTTATGAGCATGTAGAAAAGGTTCCGCATCTCGTGTCGATTATCTCTAAATGGTCGAATATTGAGCGACTAAAGCAAACACAACGTGAATACTGGCTTTCTCTTGCAGATGGGAAAATAGATGATCAGTTTATCGAACACCGCCTTTTTGTGGGGCAGGTACATTCCCGGATCGGATTGTCTTCCGATTATTATTTGGGTACGTACATTGCTTATCTGGATATTGCAGTAGACATTTTAAAGCATTCGGGGATAGAGGACTGGTATTCTATTGTGCACGCTCTTTCCAAAATGTTCAATCTGGATTCTCAGCTTGTGCTGGAAGCTTATCAGGAAAAGGAAAAGGAGCAGATTAACGAGCTCGCCGATGAACAAACGCAGATGCTGGCTGTGGTGTCCCGAATTGCACAAAATTTGACGGGGATGATTGCCGAACTTAGGGAAAATACCGATAATATCGCGGAGAGTGCTTGCAATACTGCTTCTTCGTAGGAACATACAGAGGAACTAGTATTGCAATTGAGTGACGAGATTAAGCATATTGAACAGATGAGCAGTACCATTCGAGAATTGTCCGATCAGACTCATCTGCTGGGACTGAATGCGGCGATTGAGGCAGCCCATGCGCAAGAAGCAGGGCGTGGATTTCAAGTGGTGGCGCAGGAAGTGCGAAAGTTGGCATCTAATTCAAAGCAAGCACAGGAGCAAATTCAGCGCAAGGTGCTGGATATTGCCCGTATGCTTGACAGTGTGCAGTCCGAAACCGCTACCACAACAGCCAGTGCCCGGCAACAGGCCTCCAGCTCGGAAGAATTGGCTTCATTCACAAAGCTGATTGAAAACATGGTGAAGGAATTGGAAATGTTGCAGCACTCCCCGGAAATGCTGGAGGTGTGAGATGTAGCTGATCGGTATATCCTGGGGAACTGGAAGTTTTCGGGCGTTAGCTGGCTGGATACTGGCAAAGCGATGCTCTTCCTGTGTGGCAGTCCAATCAACGCAACAGAGGCAACAGAGGAAGTGCATATTCCTATGAAAGAATACCGAATCTTTGAAACAAGGAATTAGAGGAAGCTTCTCTATTGTAACGCTTCAGTCAAAGATTTTTTTCCATTCCATATGAGCCGCAAGTACTCTTTTCCATAACTCGTCCCGTTCCTGGTGACTGTAGTTAACGAGCGGCTCACCAAATACATCTGCCAATACTTCCAGCCACTGCGACTTCTTATCCAGCTCTATTTTTTCCAAACCGTTTAGCCCACGTTTCTTCCAAATACATCCTCTGAGTTCATTCGCTTCTAATGCTTGCCTTTGCCGAATTAGAAACAGGTTAAACCATGGAGATTCCACGGAGCGGCTATAGAAATGATGTTTCGGCCTGAATTCTTCCAAATCCTGAACAACCGTAGGGGCAAAATCAACGCCAACAAATGAAGCAAGCGAGTCGTGTTCTAAACGCCAACCATTAGTAACAACTTCAGATTCCATAACTTTATAACGAAGTGGGGGTTGTTCATAAGTCCCCATCAGGAGTGGAAGAGGCTCATATGGCATATCGCCCAGTCCGACATCTACAATCCATACTTCATCTTCTTGCTGCTCATTTAGCAAGTTCACTGTTAATCCAAGATGAAATGAATTAATGCGTGGCTCAGCTCCTAAAGGTTGTACCCCAGCATGATGCAGAGAAACTTTGTACCCTAGTGAATGTAGTAGCGCACTAAAGGCACCATTCAGATGAAAACAATAACCACTTCTCCCATGTAGAATGAGTTGAACAGATTCTTGAAAACCAATGGCAGCCGGCTTTCTTGCAAAAATGTCCAACGTTTGCCATGAAAGATGTTTTACATGTGCCTTATGCAACTCCACTAAATAGGATAGGGTAGGAGGCTGAACTTCGGGAATTCCGATTCTGTTCAAATAAGCTTTTATTTCTTCTTTTGTCATGGTGTACATGTACAGTCACCTCTATTGTTAGTTTGCCAAATTCTCTTCTCGAAACAAATGAGCATTGAGTCTTAGCATCATTGTAAAAGGGGGGCGTGCTGTGTACAATGCTATAAATTTTTGGTTGTACCGGTACAATCAGAAAATCGATTCGTTTAGTAACATGCCGATTTTCCTTAGCTAGTTGTCAAAACACAAAAAAACAGACCTTATCACCAGGTCTGTTTTTTTTGCTTAGTTCCATGCCAACTGATTATAGCAGTGATCTAAGTTCACGTCGGTATTTGTTCAGATGCACAAACGATGGAATGACTCGCTTCGCAGAACGGAAGCCGCCTATTCTAAGGTTGCGGACTACATGATAGGGAGAGATCAATAGCATATGAAGCAGATGCAAATCCTGAGTGCTCAACGGTCGATATCGTTGATAAAATTCTATCGCGCGCAGCATCTTTGTCGCGTTCCAAAGACAATTCCGATGAAGAAGATGGGAGAGATCCTTCATCCTTACATGTAGGGAACAATTTTCGAAGTCGATCAAATGGATTTTGAGCTGCCTGTCTTTGACCAGATTGGGATAGTTATAGTCACCGTGTATTAATGCAGCTGCTTTTTGCTCCTGCTGGATTGCTGCTCGAATTTTGGGTTGCTGTAGACGATATAACACTTCTTCACAAAGAGCTAGGAGATGTGCTGTGCCTTTGTAAGGACTGAGGCGTTTTTTATATTCAGCTATTTCATCGCTCAAGCCTTCATAACGGATTCTGGAAGGCGGCGCTTCCGTGACAGGAAAGCCTACGGCACTGGTGTGGAATTTGGCTAAAGTAGAAATTCCCTTTTTGAAGTCTATTCTTTTTGTAAATTCCGGCCTGGGTCCATGAACCCAATTGGTTAATGTATACGAAACGCCTTCATAGGTCATGTAGGCTGTTTGCTGTACGGTTGGATAGACCTTTTGGCTACGTGTAAACCCGCGTTCATCCAGGTAGGACAAGACACGTGTAATAAAACGAATCTCTTCTTCCGGGAATTTATAGGGTTTTAAGCAGTAAGTTGTATTGGCAGTTTCAATCTTGTGAATGTCCTTCATTTGACGGCTACGCTGAATTTTGATTCCGTACATTTGCTCAACATTCGATAAAATCGACATTTTGCTCCTCACTTTCTTTTATACACGGGCCCACTCCTGCAAAATATGGATGATTTGTAATCGAAGAGGCCACGACTGATCCCAGTTGTCTAGGATTTCGCGGTCTCTTGAACGATTTGGATGTCGGGAAGCATGCCAAGCCTCTCGTGGCAGTTTATATAAAGCTGTAACAATCTTCCGCTCAGTTCGGCTGAGTGGTTTGCGTTTTTGGTATCCCCTCAACAAGGATTGCACAAATTCAGGATTGAATTGAGTTGTATTCATAAGAGCCTTTGCCAAATCAGCATAGACTGAGCCAATCTTAGCCCGATCCCAATCAATGATTTTAAGATGACCGTCATCTGAAATAATGACATTCGGGGTGGTGATATCACTGTGTATCAAGGAGGGGTGCCGACGTTCCGTCCGAAGCAGTCTTATAATGGATGCGTCCTGCAAATCCTTCCATGCACGTCTGGATAAACGTTTACAGTCCTTGCCATGAGTGTTGTACCAGTTGCGGTACTCTTTATTCTGGCGACTGATTTTTATCATTTTTTTTTGGAAAAGACGGTCTTGGTTTTTCCATATCCGCAATTGTTGAATAGTCGGAGGGGACTTTCCTTTCTCCATCCGATGCAAGCCGGTGGATGTAGCGTGAAGTGTGGCAAGAGCCAACCCCAGTTTTTCGAAATCTTCAGCGGTCTCCAGTCCCCGTCCTTTGATCCACTGACTTACATAAAATGGCGTCTCTTGATACAAAGTCCATAGCTTACCGGAATGAGTGGGGAGCCATGTAGGCATGTAGGTATATTTTCTCTTTTTCAAAAGCCTTATATAGCTCGCAGCTCGTTCCATCTGTTGAATCGTATTTGAACGAGCCATCTTTGAACGACTAAAGGGCTTTAATGCATAAGTTCCCTTTTTCGTTTTTACTTGGATCACAGCATTTTTTCGGTACAGCGATGAGACTAAGCTTGATTTTAAGGGAATCAGGCCGAAACGACGGGTGATTTCGCGAATCTGTGCTTTTGTATAGGATTTCGCCATAAGAACCTCACTTGATTTTTAATTGAAGAAAAAGGTAATCCTCTGTTAGTTATCAGTCTATTCATGAGGAAATAATAGGTGCAGTTTTATGGGCTATTCTCGTTCTTTTCCTGTTCACGTTGGTCAAAAAAAACGGAGCAGCGAAAGTTCGCTGCTCCGTTTTAATTAGCACTGTATTATGCAAGTCTGGTCATGAATGGTGGGTGATTAGTTATCGTTGTTGTCATCATCTTCGTCTGTATCCACGATCGCTCCAGATGATGCATGGATTTCAAGCTCAACAGTTCCTTCGTTGGTGAGTACCTTGACCTCATAGATGAACTGTCCATCTTCCTTATCTAATTTAGAAGACAGAAGGGTACTCCCAGGCACATGCTTAAGTGCAATTTGTCCAGCCTGCTTTTCAGTTAGAGTGACGTGGTTGGGTTTGTAAAGGGAAGACTCGTCATTCGAGTCATGATCAAGCTCGGAATGGGAACGGATGGTTTTCCCAGTATAAGCATCAACCTCTATATCCCAATCTTTATCTCCTTGCTGAAGATCCACTTCATAGTAGACTTTTCCGTTCTTGCGCTCCAGTTCGACATCCTCAACTTGCGCATGATTTCCCACAGCTTTTTTGGCAATATTGGCAGCAGTAGTCGCTCCAATTAGTCCTGTAGGCTTAGCAGCCCATACGGCATTTGCCGAGACACCTGTAGCCGTAACTCCAAGCAGAACCGTGGCTGCTATTATTCCTAATGTATAGTTTTTTTTCATTACCTAATTCCTCCTTGAGCTGTATGCTTGAATACAGCTTAACCCTTGAACATGAGAGGAACATAATAGAATCATGAGAAAACAATGAGAAGACATAAGCATGATCATCAGGGCGTCATGATTCGTCGTGATCCTGTTTTTCTTTTTCCCAAGTGATAGAGTCGATTGAGCCTGATACTGCATTGATCTGCACCACTGCCTCACGCCCATCTTGTACCTCAACCTCAACAAGATAATAGAGGCCTTTGTCATTGCGGTGCAGTTCAATGTCATCGGATGTTCCATTCACTGCTTTTGCAGCAAGCTTGGCTGCTTCATTCTCTGTAATGACAAGAGAAACCGGGTCAGTTTTATGGACTGGATTTGATTGGTCACTGGGCTCTGAGGAACCGGGCGTGTGATCTTGGGGTTCCTGCTTTGCATCTGTATACATCTGTGTCCGCTTTATGGATTGGATGACACCATCATAGGCGTTGACTTTTATTTCGTACTTCCCTTTGGCGCGTTCTAGCTTGATCACATAAAAATTATCCAAACGTTGGGATTCGAGCACCTCGCCGGGATACTGATGCAATACAGATTGGACCACGGCTTTTTCTTCCAAGGGCGAAGCTGCTAACGATCGTGCCCAGGGCCACTGTAAAAGGCAAATGGTGATCAATACAGCCGCTACCGTACCTCCAATCATCCAGGCATAGATCGTTTTCATCGGTTTTCCCTCCTTTGGCTTATTATTTTGGAACAGCAGGGAGGATGATCGTTGCAGTTGTTCCGCTTCCCTCTATGCTTTCTAGCCCAATTTGTGCTTGAATAGCTTGAGCAATTCCTGTAGCTAATGATAAGCCTAGCCCGGCCCCACCTTCCTCGCGGCTTCTGGCTTCGTCCACACGATAAAAGCGGTCGAAAACTTTAGATAACTTTTCTTCAGGAATTCCAATTCCTTGATCTGTGATTCTTATGCAAGGTTGAGCCGTACCGCTCACAATATCAATCATCAGGTGTATCGGCTCGTCACTGTATTTGCGTGCATTATCCAAAAATATAAATAGAAGTTGTTTTAGTTTATTCTCGTCCGTAAAGGCAGTGCAGTCTGTCTGTACATCCAGTTGAATTTGTCGGGCGAAAGCATTTTCAAATGTAGCTTTCAGTTCTGTCCCTACTTTGGTCAAGCGTACAGGTTCTAACACGACATTCCATTGTTCTTCGTTTCTGGCCAACAGAAGAAGTTGTTCTGCCATATCCTTCATTCGGATCGCCTCAGAATGGATTGCTTCAACGGATTCGGCAAAAATATTGGGATTCTGCAATCCCCGTCGTTTAAGCAAACTAGCATAACTTTCAATAATGGTTAGAGGTGTTTTCAATTCATGGGACGCATTCGAAACGAATTGTTCTTGGCGAACGAAATTCCGCTCCAGCAATTCAATCATGTCATTAAACGTTTCTCCCATCTCGACTAACTCGTCGCGTGATGACGAATTGAGCGGAAGACGTTTGAATTTCCCGCTACGTTGAATCTCTTTCATCGTGCTAATCATGGATGTAATTGGATGTGTAATCAGTCTGCCCAGCAGTCTTCCCGATATGACGACAGGAATAAGAGCAATTCCTGTGACTGCAATAAGTACGATTTTGAGTACCTGGAGCGTCTGCATCGTCGGTTGCAGACTTTCGGTCACCTGAAGATTGACAACCTCTCCATTCGACCAAATCATGGGGACCGAAACGAGAATATAACGGTTGCTTTCATGGGTAATGATGCGAACCTGCCGTGTTTCATTAAAAACGCCCTTCATCAAGCTGAGAGACTGCTCTGATGAAGAGGTGATAGGAGCAAGAAAATCGCCTTCCGGTCTCATCAGACGAAGCATGCCGTCCAGAGGCACATAGGCTCGTAGCAGATCCTCAGCGGCTATGGATACTGGAGCACGTTGAATGCCATGAATCATGTTCTCTGCTGCGGCCTCTACCTGGTTTTTTCGACTGTCTATTGAAAGTTGGCTGAATAGAAAATAGACTGAGAAATTAATAGCCACAAGTAGAATCCCGAATAATAACGAGGTGTACGTATGGATTTTGTTCTGCAGCTTCATAACGATTCCTTCAGAACATAACCAATACCGCGCACTGTATGAATCAGCTCAGGGAGCTGGCGCGTGGGGTCAATTTTATTGCGTACGTAGCGAATATACACATCGACGACATTGGTATCACCGATATAATCAATGCCCCATACATTTTCCAGTAATTGTTCACGACTAAGGACCTGCCGCTGATGTCGGAGTAAATGAACGAGCAAGTCAAACTCTCGCGGCGTAAGCTCAATGTTGTGCTCTCCCCGAAGCACTTCACGTGTACCCTCATGAAGACGTAAATCTCCGGCACTAAGCCATTGATCTGCCACTTGTAAAGCCATGTCTTTCGTTGCACCTACCCTGAGCGCGGCCCTTACACGTGCAAGCAGCTCTTCGATCACAAAAGGTTTGGTAACATAGTCATTGGCTCCCAAATCGAGTCCCTCGACCTTATCCGCAATGGAACTTTTAGCCGTCAGTAAAATGACAGGAACGTTCGCATCATGTTTACGAATCCTCCGAAGGAGTTCGATGCCATTGATACCGGGAATCATAATATCCAGTAAAACTAGATCCCAACTACCTTTGCAATAGGTCTCCAGCCCATCAATTCCGTTCTTTTCTTTACTTACTTGATAGCCTTCAAATTCAAGTTCGATCTCTAGAAGTCGGGCAATCTTCTCTTCGTCTTCTACGATCAAAATGGATTGGTTCATAATCATGCCCTCCTGTAGGCGAATAGCCGATACGGAAGTATTTTAG contains these protein-coding regions:
- a CDS encoding phosphotransferase: MSILSNVEQMYGIKIQRSRQMKDIHKIETANTTYCLKPYKFPEEEIRFITRVLSYLDERGFTRSQKVYPTVQQTAYMTYEGVSYTLTNWVHGPRPEFTKRIDFKKGISTLAKFHTSAVGFPVTEAPPSRIRYEGLSDEIAEYKKRLSPYKGTAHLLALCEEVLYRLQQPKIRAAIQQEQKAAALIHGDYNYPNLVKDRQLKIHLIDFENCSLHVRMKDLSHLLHRNCLWNATKMLRAIEFYQRYRPLSTQDLHLLHMLLISPYHVVRNLRIGGFRSAKRVIPSFVHLNKYRRELRSLL
- a CDS encoding aminoglycoside phosphotransferase family protein, coding for MAKSYTKAQIREITRRFGLIPLKSSLVSSLYRKNAVIQVKTKKGTYALKPFSRSKMARSNTIQQMERAASYIRLLKKRKYTYMPTWLPTHSGKLWTLYQETPFYVSQWIKGRGLETAEDFEKLGLALATLHATSTGLHRMEKGKSPPTIQQLRIWKNQDRLFQKKMIKISRQNKEYRNWYNTHGKDCKRLSRRAWKDLQDASIIRLLRTERRHPSLIHSDITTPNVIISDDGHLKIIDWDRAKIGSVYADLAKALMNTTQFNPEFVQSLLRGYQKRKPLSRTERKIVTALYKLPREAWHASRHPNRSRDREILDNWDQSWPLRLQIIHILQEWARV
- a CDS encoding PepSY domain-containing protein, whose translation is MKKNYTLGIIAATVLLGVTATGVSANAVWAAKPTGLIGATTAANIAKKAVGNHAQVEDVELERKNGKVYYEVDLQQGDKDWDIEVDAYTGKTIRSHSELDHDSNDESSLYKPNHVTLTEKQAGQIALKHVPGSTLLSSKLDKEDGQFIYEVKVLTNEGTVELEIHASSGAIVDTDEDDDNNDN
- a CDS encoding PepSY domain-containing protein, whose protein sequence is MKTIYAWMIGGTVAAVLITICLLQWPWARSLAASPLEEKAVVQSVLHQYPGEVLESQRLDNFYVIKLERAKGKYEIKVNAYDGVIQSIKRTQMYTDAKQEPQDHTPGSSEPSDQSNPVHKTDPVSLVITENEAAKLAAKAVNGTSDDIELHRNDKGLYYLVEVEVQDGREAVVQINAVSGSIDSITWEKEKQDHDES
- a CDS encoding sensor histidine kinase, whose protein sequence is MKLQNKIHTYTSLLFGILLVAINFSVYFLFSQLSIDSRKNQVEAAAENMIHGIQRAPVSIAAEDLLRAYVPLDGMLRLMRPEGDFLAPITSSSEQSLSLMKGVFNETRQVRIITHESNRYILVSVPMIWSNGEVVNLQVTESLQPTMQTLQVLKIVLIAVTGIALIPVVISGRLLGRLITHPITSMISTMKEIQRSGKFKRLPLNSSSRDELVEMGETFNDMIELLERNFVRQEQFVSNASHELKTPLTIIESYASLLKRRGLQNPNIFAESVEAIHSEAIRMKDMAEQLLLLARNEEQWNVVLEPVRLTKVGTELKATFENAFARQIQLDVQTDCTAFTDENKLKQLLFIFLDNARKYSDEPIHLMIDIVSGTAQPCIRITDQGIGIPEEKLSKVFDRFYRVDEARSREEGGAGLGLSLATGIAQAIQAQIGLESIEGSGTTATIILPAVPK
- a CDS encoding response regulator transcription factor gives rise to the protein MNQSILIVEDEEKIARLLEIELEFEGYQVSKEKNGIDGLETYCKGSWDLVLLDIMIPGINGIELLRRIRKHDANVPVILLTAKSSIADKVEGLDLGANDYVTKPFVIEELLARVRAALRVGATKDMALQVADQWLSAGDLRLHEGTREVLRGEHNIELTPREFDLLVHLLRHQRQVLSREQLLENVWGIDYIGDTNVVDVYIRYVRNKIDPTRQLPELIHTVRGIGYVLKESL